From the genome of Helicobacter sp. 12S02232-10, one region includes:
- the metA gene encoding homoserine O-succinyltransferase: MPVIIPQEIPAFKALQNENIFVMSSTRALRQDIRPIEIAIFNLMPTKIQTESQLIRLLANSPLQVKITLLTTQTYESKHTPKTHLERFYKKFDALKNMYFDGMIITGAPIETMEFEEVAYWDEMKEVLEFAQTHVNSTIYICWGAMAGLYHHYGIQKYPLDKKVFGVFANSKTNTSDILFNGCDDKIYMPHSRHTKVDEEKILQCQDLCVLCEDTEAGAGIIKSRDNKKIFIIGHLEYDRDTLKQEYERDIAKGLKIDVPKNYFDSNHQASVNWRAGASLIFSNWLNYYVYQVTPYELNFSQTLNI, from the coding sequence TCAAGAAATCCCAGCTTTTAAAGCGCTTCAAAATGAGAATATTTTCGTAATGTCTTCAACTAGAGCGCTCAGACAAGATATCCGACCAATTGAAATTGCAATATTTAATTTGATGCCCACCAAAATCCAAACTGAAAGCCAACTCATAAGGCTTCTTGCTAATTCACCCCTCCAAGTCAAGATTACTTTGCTTACGACGCAAACTTATGAGAGCAAACATACGCCTAAAACCCATTTGGAAAGGTTTTATAAAAAATTCGATGCACTCAAAAATATGTATTTTGATGGAATGATCATCACAGGAGCTCCGATTGAGACAATGGAATTTGAAGAAGTGGCTTATTGGGATGAAATGAAAGAGGTTTTAGAATTTGCTCAAACTCACGTCAATAGCACGATTTATATTTGTTGGGGGGCGATGGCAGGTCTGTATCATCATTATGGCATTCAAAAATACCCTTTGGATAAAAAAGTTTTTGGTGTTTTTGCCAATTCCAAAACAAATACCTCCGATATTTTGTTTAACGGGTGTGATGATAAGATTTATATGCCTCATTCTAGGCACACTAAAGTTGATGAAGAGAAAATTTTGCAATGCCAAGATTTATGTGTTTTATGTGAAGATACTGAAGCAGGGGCGGGCATTATCAAATCTCGTGATAATAAAAAGATTTTCATTATCGGGCATTTGGAATACGATCGCGATACCCTAAAGCAAGAATATGAAAGAGACATCGCCAAAGGGCTAAAGATAGATGTGCCAAAAAATTATTTCGATTCAAATCATCAAGCAAGTGTGAATTGGCGGGCAGGGGCGAGCTTGATTTTTAGCAATTGGCTCAATTATTATGTTTATCAAGTCACCCCTTATGAACTGAACTTCTCTCAGACTTTAAACATCTAG